The Brachyspira aalborgi genome has a segment encoding these proteins:
- a CDS encoding glycosyltransferase family 9 protein: MKKILIIGMNYIGDTIFITPLIRGVKKHYKDCIIDIVNGERGIDILKENPYINKIIIRNENILEKIKKENYDIGFSATTAFYGASILYKAKIPIRAGVKSELRGILLNKKISFRKHKRHIVDTILSILKPLNIEIDGIKTELFLSEEENNFGIEKMKNYKNALIVHGGATRISKRYNAENFSKLIEMFYKKIKVPIILIGSNSKEDIDFANKMKAKLGDIIKEDFTAKLSIRELMSIIKNSYALIGGDSAPLHIANAFNIYSIGIFGDTLPLIYGARGEKAFNIEERKKYCNFLKSFHCEYIKRGCKTIDCLNKLKPEEILPYLISIYNN; this comes from the coding sequence ATGAAAAAAATATTAATCATAGGAATGAATTATATCGGAGATACGATATTTATAACGCCGTTAATAAGAGGTGTAAAAAAGCATTATAAAGATTGCATAATTGATATTGTAAACGGAGAGCGAGGAATAGATATTTTAAAAGAAAATCCTTATATAAATAAAATTATAATCAGAAATGAAAATATTTTAGAAAAAATAAAAAAAGAAAATTACGATATCGGTTTTAGCGCTACAACCGCATTTTATGGAGCTTCGATTTTATATAAGGCAAAAATTCCAATAAGAGCTGGAGTTAAAAGCGAATTAAGAGGAATACTATTAAATAAAAAAATTTCTTTTAGAAAACATAAAAGGCATATAGTCGATACAATTTTATCTATATTAAAACCTTTAAATATAGAAATTGACGGAATAAAAACGGAATTATTTTTAAGCGAGGAAGAAAATAATTTTGGAATTGAAAAAATGAAAAATTATAAAAACGCTTTAATAGTTCATGGCGGAGCTACAAGAATAAGCAAAAGATATAATGCAGAAAATTTTTCTAAATTAATTGAAATGTTTTATAAAAAAATTAAAGTTCCGATTATTCTTATAGGTTCTAATTCAAAAGAAGATATTGATTTTGCAAATAAAATGAAAGCGAAACTTGGAGATATAATAAAAGAAGATTTCACGGCTAAACTTTCGATTAGAGAGCTTATGTCGATTATAAAAAATTCTTACGCTTTAATTGGAGGAGACAGCGCGCCTTTGCATATCGCTAACGCGTTTAATATTTATTCAATCGGAATATTCGGAGACACTTTGCCTCTGATTTATGGAGCGCGAGGAGAGAAAGCTTTTAATATTGAAGAGAGAAAAAAATATTGCAATTTTTTAAAAAGTTTTCATTGCGAATATATAAAGCGAGGATGCAAAACTATCGATTGTTTGAATAAATTAAAGCCCGAAGAAATTTTGCCTTATTTAATTTCAATTTATAATAATTAA
- a CDS encoding AI-2E family transporter has product MNKNNIGYAFFIAFIFLAIIIMYQLLKPFGMIIFFAVVFYVILNPLFIKAMGKSYKKNTNFATIKRNTLALLFSLISLIIFLVPTSLLFYTIVSQLIDISNIGIKYFINLDINEIIHNPKLNEIIERLPFETSIEAIIKQIQDFSLSNLTFISSYLTKNVSSLLKSTGTFVSSFIFMMFSLFFFFVDGDYLIEQVRTLLPIDKKYIDRLFKQVSEGIKGIIFGNLFTGIFQGFCAFIVYSIFGVQNSFTFAFLTIIASFMPIIGTTIIWVPLGILFIIKGEIIRAIIFLIVSWFFITIPDNFVRPLLLGNRIELHPLFIFFAILGGVLFFGLSGIILGPLMFILFFEVMKIYNEERELSERKEKLMRRNRKL; this is encoded by the coding sequence ATGAATAAAAATAATATCGGTTATGCATTTTTTATCGCTTTTATATTTTTAGCTATAATTATAATGTATCAGCTTTTAAAACCTTTCGGTATGATAATATTTTTTGCCGTAGTTTTTTATGTTATTTTAAATCCTCTATTTATAAAAGCTATGGGAAAAAGCTATAAAAAAAATACAAATTTCGCTACGATAAAAAGAAATACTTTAGCTTTATTATTTTCTTTAATTTCTTTAATAATATTTTTAGTTCCGACAAGCCTGCTTTTTTATACTATAGTCTCTCAACTTATAGACATATCGAATATTGGAATAAAATATTTTATAAATTTAGATATAAATGAAATTATACATAATCCAAAATTAAACGAAATAATTGAAAGATTGCCTTTTGAAACTTCAATAGAAGCTATAATAAAACAGATTCAAGATTTTTCATTATCGAATTTAACTTTTATAAGCTCTTATTTGACAAAAAATGTTTCAAGTTTATTGAAAAGCACGGGAACTTTTGTAAGCTCTTTTATATTTATGATGTTTTCTTTATTCTTTTTCTTCGTTGATGGCGATTATTTAATAGAACAAGTTAGAACTTTGCTTCCGATAGATAAAAAATATATTGACAGATTATTTAAACAAGTTTCAGAAGGAATTAAAGGAATAATATTTGGAAATTTATTTACGGGAATATTTCAAGGATTTTGCGCTTTTATAGTTTATTCTATATTTGGAGTGCAAAATTCTTTTACTTTTGCGTTTCTAACTATAATAGCGTCTTTTATGCCTATAATCGGCACTACAATTATTTGGGTCCCGCTTGGAATTTTATTTATTATAAAAGGCGAGATAATTAGAGCGATAATATTTTTAATCGTTTCATGGTTTTTTATAACGATACCCGACAATTTTGTTCGTCCTTTGCTTTTGGGAAATAGAATAGAATTGCATCCTTTATTTATATTCTTTGCGATACTTGGAGGCGTTTTATTTTTCGGTTTATCGGGAATAATTTTAGGTCCTTTAATGTTTATTTTATTCTTTGAAGTAATGAAAATTTATAACGAAGAGAGAGAATTAAGCGAAAGAAAAGAAAAACTAATGAGAAGAAATAGAAAATTATAA
- a CDS encoding DUF2442 domain-containing protein, with protein MSFHKIKNVEALDNFTLQVLFESGEKRFYDLNKLIEVNKDFEILKRDKNLFKLVKIDIQGYGIYWNDYLDISCNEIYYNN; from the coding sequence ATGTCGTTTCATAAAATAAAAAATGTAGAAGCTTTAGACAATTTTACTTTACAAGTTTTATTTGAAAGCGGAGAAAAACGATTTTACGATTTAAATAAACTTATAGAAGTAAATAAAGATTTTGAAATATTGAAACGAGATAAAAATTTATTTAAATTGGTAAAAATCGATATTCAAGGTTATGGCATTTATTGGAACGATTATTTAGATATATCTTGCAATGAAATTTATTATAATAATTGA
- a CDS encoding leucine-rich repeat domain-containing protein, translating to MPNEIFKLTNLESLCMGYDNLEEIPKDIGKLINLKSLEIASYDVKTFPKEMFDLVNLKKLNILCYGLEELPDKISNLTKLEELTIWCWNLKNLPKEIGNLYNLKKLEINSDDLEELPSEIGNLINLEIFKISDNKKLKELPKEIGSLTKLKEFTIRCWNLKNLPKEIGNLEILKRYI from the coding sequence TTGCCAAATGAAATTTTTAAGCTTACAAATCTTGAAAGTCTTTGTATGGGTTATGACAATTTAGAAGAAATTCCAAAAGATATTGGAAAATTAATTAATCTTAAAAGTCTTGAGATAGCCTCTTACGATGTAAAAACTTTTCCTAAAGAAATGTTTGATTTGGTTAATCTTAAAAAACTTAATATACTTTGCTACGGTTTGGAAGAATTACCCGATAAAATAAGCAATTTGACTAAACTTGAAGAATTGACTATATGGTGTTGGAATTTGAAAAATCTACCAAAAGAAATTGGAAATTTATATAATCTTAAGAAACTTGAAATAAATAGCGATGATTTAGAAGAATTGCCAAGCGAAATAGGAAATTTAATTAATCTTGAAATATTTAAAATATCGGATAATAAAAAATTAAAAGAATTGCCCAAAGAAATTGGGAGTTTAACAAAGCTTAAAGAATTTACTATACGCTGTTGGAATTTAAAAAATCTGCCAAAAGAAATTGGAAACCTTGAAATCTTAAAGCGCTATATATAG
- a CDS encoding Eco57I restriction-modification methylase domain-containing protein encodes MSKDFFRFDKEYSREEWTKYLGDNFKYEYGSIPNQNSIIEKYIDCLDDSNNDAIIWLGNLNVDEDIGVYEIRIKNTKTGSRVKISKICTDIIKSGNRNSFGKGIFFILYSNENEKAYRISYVKYDKKVNENLEVKKDLSDPKRFTYLLGERAKVKTAQSRLNKEAFSSVKKIEEAFSVEPVNEEFYKGIKELFDKICKDVLKNFVGNKSSENKEGEALASDCLLSAKEFSLRFLGRALFCWFLREKDLIPKEIFDFINIGEMKTKDNYYKEVLEELFFNILNVKMEERKIESKIINKYEKQIPFLNGGLFLKKEEDYKVKTIDNEIIKELFEFFEKYNFTVDESTPFDIEISIDPEMLGRIFENLLVAIDTNENLNIGNSTFYTPREIVDYMVKESVRLSIQNNTKNISEEEIEKIFNSNEDIKLGKKEIYELLSVLHKIKILDPACGSGAFPIGILQRTFMIIDKLDPNHEFYKELLLKNIKGQAKIEFEKLYESKKFDYAYKLYILQNMIHGVDIQPIAIEISKLRAFLSLIVEEEKNESEENLGIKPLPNLEFNFISANSLMPLEVKNNTQQSFNSMYVDGIIEKIKSISEDYFNASSEENKNNIKYRFEELRDFIVNNDYLEAEDKKKFLSWNPFENKSTDFFDSEIQFGTKFFDIVIGNPPYLEARSKIFSDSMKENYQNNILINFHKNKKLLGKGMDLSLYFYIKSLQLINENGFITFVCTNSWLSTKYGINFQKFLIEQNLNITLIDTDFKHFSTAAINTIISIFHYDNKTNLTLKYFRENFAKYNELYSYSIGDKNLMLNYKWNILFTEELDILLSILKKLSKGLTIDKIGLKYGQGLNGYKVSSKGNIHFYHKEKPSFTFTKSSNKIDNLKTKRTPPIFIMPRGIAYSHYCCFNKIHSYSDSYVEILKSDNSNNIKELKDKNLLSIWLFYNSTLGWFLREITGRNNLGGGLLKAEAFDLQNIPCVFDIDLKLATLIYNKTKNLNILTYDKEINTEHHKEIDKVIYDSIGLNKNEKEFINNKFINLIEQRKSK; translated from the coding sequence ATGAGTAAAGATTTTTTTAGATTTGATAAAGAATATAGCAGGGAAGAATGGACTAAATATTTAGGAGATAATTTTAAATATGAATACGGTTCTATTCCTAATCAAAATAGCATAATTGAAAAATATATTGATTGTTTGGATGATTCAAATAACGACGCGATAATTTGGCTTGGCAATTTAAATGTCGATGAAGATATCGGAGTTTATGAGATTAGAATAAAAAATACTAAAACGGGAAGCAGAGTTAAAATTTCTAAAATATGCACGGATATTATAAAAAGCGGAAATAGAAATTCTTTCGGGAAAGGAATATTTTTTATTTTATATTCTAATGAAAATGAAAAAGCTTATAGAATTTCTTATGTGAAATATGATAAAAAGGTAAATGAAAATCTTGAAGTGAAAAAAGATTTGAGCGACCCGAAGAGATTTACTTATTTACTTGGAGAAAGAGCGAAAGTAAAAACGGCGCAAAGTAGATTAAATAAAGAAGCGTTTTCAAGCGTTAAGAAAATTGAAGAAGCTTTTAGCGTAGAACCCGTCAACGAAGAATTCTATAAGGGAATTAAAGAGTTGTTTGATAAGATTTGTAAAGATGTTTTGAAGAATTTTGTCGGAAACAAATCAAGTGAAAATAAAGAAGGTGAAGCTTTAGCTAGCGACTGCTTGCTTTCAGCAAAAGAATTTAGTTTAAGGTTTTTAGGAAGGGCGCTTTTTTGTTGGTTTTTGAGAGAGAAAGATTTGATACCGAAAGAAATTTTTGATTTTATAAATATTGGCGAAATGAAAACGAAAGATAATTATTATAAAGAAGTTTTGGAGGAATTATTTTTTAATATATTAAATGTAAAAATGGAAGAGAGAAAAATTGAAAGTAAAATAATTAATAAATACGAAAAACAAATTCCATTTTTAAACGGCGGATTATTTTTAAAGAAAGAAGAAGATTATAAAGTAAAAACTATTGATAATGAAATAATAAAAGAATTGTTTGAATTTTTTGAAAAATATAATTTTACTGTAGATGAAAGCACGCCATTTGATATTGAAATTTCTATTGACCCTGAAATGCTTGGGAGAATATTTGAAAATCTTCTTGTAGCAATAGATACTAATGAAAATTTGAATATAGGCAATTCAACATTCTATACACCAAGAGAAATAGTAGATTACATGGTTAAAGAAAGTGTAAGACTATCTATACAAAATAATACAAAAAATATTAGTGAAGAAGAAATAGAAAAAATATTTAATTCTAATGAAGATATAAAATTAGGTAAAAAAGAAATATATGAATTATTATCAGTTTTACATAAAATAAAAATATTAGACCCAGCTTGTGGCAGTGGAGCTTTTCCAATCGGAATATTGCAAAGAACTTTTATGATTATAGATAAATTAGACCCAAATCATGAATTTTATAAAGAATTATTACTTAAAAATATTAAAGGACAAGCTAAAATTGAATTTGAAAAACTTTACGAATCAAAAAAATTTGATTACGCTTATAAACTTTATATACTTCAAAATATGATTCATGGAGTAGATATTCAACCGATTGCGATTGAGATTAGCAAATTGAGGGCATTTTTGTCTTTAATTGTGGAAGAAGAGAAAAATGAAAGTGAAGAGAATTTGGGAATAAAACCTTTGCCTAATTTGGAATTTAATTTTATATCAGCAAATAGCCTTATGCCACTTGAAGTAAAAAATAATACTCAACAATCTTTTAATTCAATGTATGTTGACGGCATAATAGAAAAAATAAAATCAATTTCGGAAGATTATTTTAACGCTTCTTCAGAAGAAAATAAAAATAATATAAAATATAGATTTGAAGAATTGAGAGACTTTATAGTTAATAATGATTATTTGGAAGCGGAAGATAAGAAAAAATTTTTATCTTGGAATCCTTTTGAAAATAAATCGACAGACTTTTTTGATAGCGAGATTCAATTTGGGACAAAGTTTTTTGATATTGTTATTGGCAATCCGCCTTATTTAGAAGCGAGAAGTAAAATTTTTTCTGATAGTATGAAAGAAAACTATCAAAATAATATATTAATTAATTTTCATAAAAATAAAAAACTTTTAGGTAAAGGCATGGATTTATCTTTATATTTTTATATTAAATCTTTGCAACTTATAAATGAAAATGGATTTATAACTTTCGTTTGCACTAATTCTTGGCTTTCTACAAAATATGGAATAAATTTTCAAAAATTTTTAATAGAACAAAATTTAAATATAACATTAATAGATACTGATTTTAAACATTTTAGCACCGCTGCAATTAATACAATAATTAGTATTTTCCATTATGATAATAAAACTAATTTAACATTAAAATATTTTAGAGAAAATTTTGCAAAATATAATGAATTATATTCTTATTCTATAGGAGATAAAAATTTAATGCTAAATTATAAATGGAATATATTATTTACGGAAGAATTAGATATTTTATTATCAATATTAAAAAAACTATCAAAAGGTTTAACCATAGATAAAATAGGGTTAAAATATGGACAAGGTTTAAATGGCTATAAAGTTAGTTCAAAAGGCAATATTCATTTTTATCATAAAGAAAAGCCAAGTTTTACTTTTACAAAATCATCAAATAAAATAGATAATCTTAAAACTAAACGAACACCGCCAATTTTTATAATGCCAAGAGGTATTGCATATTCTCATTATTGTTGTTTTAATAAAATTCATTCATATTCAGATAGTTATGTTGAAATTTTAAAAAGCGATAATTCTAATAATATAAAAGAATTAAAAGATAAAAATTTATTAAGTATTTGGTTATTTTATAATTCAACTTTAGGTTGGTTTTTAAGAGAAATTACGGGAAGAAATAATTTAGGCGGAGGTTTATTAAAAGCGGAAGCCTTTGATTTACAAAATATACCTTGCGTATTTGATATTGATTTAAAATTAGCTACATTAATATATAACAAAACTAAAAATTTAAATATATTAACATACGATAAAGAAATAAATACCGAACACCATAAAGAAATTGATAAAGTTATTTATGATAGCATAGGTTTAAATAAAAACGAAAAAGAATTTATAAATAATAAATTTATAAATTTGATAGAACAGAGAAAAAGTAAATAA
- a CDS encoding type II toxin-antitoxin system YafQ family toxin, protein MKYEVQYSKEFRKGLKKLKNDKNSLNLVRNIIKKLANNEILESKYKDHKLIGKYAGFRECHIKPDLLLIYKKENNALILVCIAIGSHSDLF, encoded by the coding sequence ATGAAATACGAAGTTCAATATTCTAAAGAATTTAGGAAAGGATTAAAGAAATTAAAAAACGATAAAAATAGTTTAAATCTTGTAAGAAATATAATTAAAAAATTAGCAAATAACGAAATATTAGAATCAAAATATAAAGACCATAAATTAATTGGAAAGTATGCAGGTTTTAGAGAATGCCATATAAAACCCGATTTACTTTTGATATACAAAAAAGAAAATAACGCTTTAATACTCGTATGCATTGCTATAGGTTCTCATAGCGATTTATTTTAA
- a CDS encoding PD-(D/E)XK nuclease family protein has translation MAKSLTKEENILLTLINAFKNDEKEKLNHLGNISKSLIEVRKKVKEEMEKLPPQFNVFNFINLLNHENYNSNLFANFLDIKFKHNGNEIGFAKLFLKYITEEFGWEFDLENIKIEDIKIKRELSTEELKRIDIFIGYKKEFAIIIENKIWADDGYKQLKNYYNHVKSQEYDKIYIIYLTPYEREPSEESLSKELYKKEGSELYGKFKNIKHEEIGKWINKKILKNEEFSFLNIESKDNKNDYKLLKSALIQIINNELSISQGDKMTEGKIKKILEENIFKDIKTVEDVDEYINMFKSQVIGLLEEKRVEIEAEIERENRKVIIDKFFPHYLKFTKDVIKELEKQGYKKGNFYAPNKDEYIFTDNECPIDSSYFLGLGSVFLQSDCEDNSIICRLGIAEEEDKKIK, from the coding sequence ATGGCTAAAAGTTTAACTAAAGAAGAAAATATATTATTAACTTTAATAAACGCTTTTAAAAATGACGAAAAAGAAAAATTAAATCATTTAGGAAATATTTCTAAATCTTTAATTGAAGTTAGAAAAAAAGTTAAAGAGGAAATGGAAAAACTTCCGCCTCAATTTAATGTCTTTAATTTTATTAATTTGTTAAATCATGAAAATTATAATAGCAATTTATTCGCTAATTTTTTGGATATAAAATTTAAACATAACGGAAATGAAATCGGTTTCGCTAAATTATTTTTGAAATATATTACCGAAGAATTCGGATGGGAATTTGATTTAGAAAATATTAAAATCGAAGACATAAAAATAAAACGGGAACTTTCAACCGAAGAGCTAAAAAGAATAGATATTTTTATCGGTTATAAAAAAGAATTTGCGATAATTATAGAAAATAAAATTTGGGCTGATGACGGTTATAAACAGCTCAAAAATTATTATAATCATGTAAAAAGCCAAGAATACGATAAAATATATATAATTTATTTGACGCCTTATGAAAGAGAACCGAGCGAAGAAAGTTTGAGTAAAGAATTGTATAAAAAAGAAGGAAGCGAACTTTACGGCAAATTTAAAAATATAAAACATGAAGAAATAGGAAAATGGATTAACAAGAAAATATTAAAAAATGAAGAATTTTCTTTTTTGAATATTGAAAGCAAAGACAATAAAAATGATTATAAATTATTAAAATCGGCGCTTATACAAATAATAAATAACGAATTAAGTATAAGTCAAGGAGATAAAATGACAGAAGGAAAAATTAAAAAAATTTTAGAGGAAAATATTTTTAAGGACATTAAAACCGTTGAGGATGTAGACGAATATATTAATATGTTTAAATCTCAAGTGATAGGGCTTCTTGAAGAGAAAAGGGTAGAAATTGAAGCTGAAATTGAAAGAGAAAATCGAAAAGTTATTATAGATAAATTTTTTCCCCATTATTTGAAATTTACAAAAGATGTAATTAAAGAATTAGAAAAGCAAGGTTATAAAAAAGGTAATTTTTATGCTCCAAATAAAGACGAATATATCTTTACTGATAATGAATGTCCCATTGATAGTAGTTATTTTTTAGGGCTTGGAAGTGTATTCTTACAAAGTGACTGCGAAGATAATTCTATAATATGTCGTTTGGGTATAGCAGAAGAAGAAGATAAAAAAATCAAATAA
- a CDS encoding DUF4160 domain-containing protein, whose amino-acid sequence MPVISRFYGIIIKMYFQQKEHNPPHFHAIYGEYVGVVDINELKIIEGDLPSKASSMVLEWAKNNQAELLNIWQTQNFKQLEPLE is encoded by the coding sequence ATGCCCGTTATATCAAGATTTTATGGAATTATAATAAAAATGTATTTTCAGCAGAAAGAACATAATCCGCCGCATTTTCATGCAATATATGGAGAATATGTCGGCGTAGTGGATATTAACGAATTAAAAATTATAGAAGGCGATTTACCAAGCAAAGCGTCTTCTATGGTTTTGGAATGGGCGAAAAATAATCAAGCAGAATTATTAAATATATGGCAAACGCAAAATTTTAAACAATTAGAACCTTTGGAGTAG
- a CDS encoding Txe/YoeB family addiction module toxin: MKIVFNERAWEEYIYWVNKDKHIVKKINELIKDIIKNPYSGIGKSEKLKYDKKDFYSRRINLEHRLVYHIENEKLIITSCKYHYDK; this comes from the coding sequence ATGAAAATAGTTTTTAACGAAAGGGCTTGGGAAGAATATATTTATTGGGTTAATAAAGATAAACATATCGTAAAAAAGATTAACGAATTAATTAAAGATATAATAAAAAATCCCTATAGCGGAATAGGAAAATCCGAAAAATTAAAATACGATAAAAAAGATTTCTATTCGAGAAGAATTAATTTGGAACATAGATTGGTTTATCATATAGAAAATGAAAAACTAATTATTACTTCATGCAAATATCATTATGATAAATAA
- a CDS encoding bifunctional heptose 7-phosphate kinase/heptose 1-phosphate adenyltransferase, whose amino-acid sequence MKAKIENIDIKNNLKNKVEKITEARVLVIGDLMLDKFTYGDVIRISPEAPVPVLHVNHEESYLGGAGNVARNISALLENSYKGKVGIIAVIGKDKSTDSIIEEMNRCNISKAGIITDESRKTITKTRIVAGNQQIVRIDEENTSPFSKSIYKEIEKSFIKNIDDYNVVIMSDYAKGIITEKTAKKIIDICNKKRIPILVDPAIKHFSFYKKATLMTPNLKEAKEGIEALEGLKGIDDKINFYEFNPKNINILGKSIIKKLGLSKLMITLSANGMALFDKTIKGEFYIAPTRAKTVFDVSGAGDTVISVLGMCLSVGFSFKESAEISNAAAGIVVGKRGTSTLTLQELIEAL is encoded by the coding sequence ATGAAAGCAAAAATTGAAAATATAGATATTAAAAATAACTTGAAAAATAAAGTCGAAAAAATAACAGAAGCGAGAGTTTTGGTAATTGGCGATTTGATGCTTGATAAATTTACTTACGGAGATGTTATTAGAATATCGCCCGAAGCTCCCGTTCCCGTTTTGCATGTCAATCATGAAGAAAGTTATTTAGGCGGAGCGGGAAATGTCGCAAGAAATATATCCGCTTTACTTGAAAATTCTTATAAAGGAAAAGTTGGAATTATTGCCGTAATTGGAAAAGATAAATCTACAGATTCTATAATCGAAGAGATGAATCGCTGTAATATTTCTAAAGCGGGAATAATAACTGACGAAAGCAGGAAAACGATAACAAAAACGAGAATAGTCGCGGGCAATCAACAAATTGTGAGAATAGACGAAGAGAATACGAGTCCTTTTTCAAAATCGATTTATAAAGAAATAGAAAAATCTTTTATAAAAAATATTGACGATTATAATGTCGTTATAATGAGCGATTATGCAAAAGGAATTATAACGGAAAAAACTGCAAAAAAAATTATAGATATATGCAATAAAAAACGAATTCCTATTCTTGTGGACCCCGCTATAAAACATTTTTCATTTTATAAAAAAGCCACTTTAATGACTCCGAATCTAAAAGAAGCTAAAGAAGGAATAGAAGCGCTTGAAGGATTAAAAGGAATTGACGATAAAATAAATTTTTACGAATTCAATCCTAAAAATATTAATATATTAGGAAAAAGCATAATAAAAAAATTGGGGCTTTCAAAATTAATGATAACTTTAAGCGCAAACGGAATGGCATTATTTGACAAAACTATAAAAGGAGAATTCTATATAGCGCCGACAAGAGCGAAAACGGTTTTCGATGTTTCGGGAGCGGGCGATACGGTAATATCGGTTTTGGGAATGTGTCTTTCTGTTGGTTTTTCATTTAAAGAATCGGCTGAAATATCAAACGCGGCAGCTGGAATAGTCGTTGGAAAAAGAGGAACTTCTACTTTAACTTTACAAGAATTAATAGAGGCTTTATGA
- a CDS encoding leucine-rich repeat domain-containing protein has protein sequence MKNNLTEKDIKTINKWAEKYGIKELKINDKEKIFNLKQLCIFNTNIKYIPAAIFKLTNLKSLSIYCNNLNRLPKEICNLIKLKELDIISRCLIELPKEIGNLSNIKKLSIYCENLKQLPKEIGDLINLKELYIYCENLKSLPNEIEKLTNLESIHIECGNLKQLPKEIHNLIKLKRFDIDCPNSENFPDGISKLINLETIYIINSNGKLNLQYLIGGIVKLNNLKSLYLDI, from the coding sequence ATGAAAAACAATTTAACCGAAAAAGACATTAAAACTATAAACAAATGGGCTGAAAAATATGGTATTAAAGAATTAAAAATTAATGATAAGGAAAAAATTTTTAATCTTAAACAGCTTTGTATATTTAATACAAATATAAAATATATTCCAGCTGCGATTTTTAAACTTACAAACCTTAAAAGTCTTTCTATTTACTGTAATAATTTAAATCGACTGCCAAAAGAAATATGCAATTTAATTAAACTTAAAGAACTTGATATAATTAGTCGCTGCTTAATAGAATTACCAAAAGAGATAGGTAATTTGAGTAATATTAAAAAACTTTCTATTTACTGTGAAAATTTAAAACAATTACCAAAAGAAATAGGCGATTTAATTAATCTTAAAGAACTTTATATTTATTGTGAGAATTTAAAAAGTTTGCCAAATGAGATTGAAAAATTAACTAATCTTGAGTCTATTCACATTGAGTGTGGGAATTTAAAACAATTGCCAAAAGAAATACATAATTTAATTAAACTTAAAAGGTTTGATATTGATTGCCCGAATTCAGAAAATTTCCCAGATGGAATTTCAAAATTAATTAATTTGGAAACTATTTATATTATAAATTCTAATGGAAAATTAAATTTGCAATATTTAATTGGAGGAATAGTAAAATTAAATAATCTAAAATCACTTTATCTTGATATATAA
- a CDS encoding type II toxin-antitoxin system YafQ family toxin — protein sequence MYRFKPSSKFRKQYKKLNQKDKEITKKIINKLLNDEILESKYKDHKLIGKYAGFRECHIKPDLLLIYKKENNALILVCIAIGSHSDLF from the coding sequence ATGTATAGATTTAAGCCATCGTCAAAATTTAGAAAACAATACAAAAAATTAAATCAAAAAGATAAAGAAATTACTAAAAAAATTATAAATAAACTTTTAAATGACGAAATATTAGAATCAAAATATAAAGACCATAAATTAATTGGAAAGTATGCAGGTTTTAGAGAATGCCATATAAAACCCGATTTACTTTTGATATACAAAAAAGAAAATAACGCTTTAATACTCGTATGCATTGCTATAGGTTCGCATAGCGATTTATTTTAA